In Arsenicicoccus dermatophilus, a genomic segment contains:
- a CDS encoding MFS transporter: MSTPARSSAVPASAAAAPHPAEAGAGAGRVLTWSTISFTVMFAVWMMFGILQKPIRAELHLSEEQYSWILAAAILNGSMWRLPAGMLTDRVGGRKVFTALLLLGAVPAYLVAHAHSYSMLLLLAFLVGFVGNSFSVGVAWNSAWFGRRRQGFALGLFGAGNVGASVTKFIGPPLIAGTAGATYLGMVEGGWRLVPVIYAVLLVVLAVLTWCGTPSADRMPGAAKPLSEMLVPLRQVRVWRFSLYYVAVFGAYVALSSTLPNYYQDNYDVSLTQAGLLTALFIFPASLLRPVGGWFSDRFGARRAMYGTFVVMLLTSGLLMMPSGHLVISHPDGRTSEHLPWALGLVPFTVLVFLLGCAMGVGKAAVYKHIPEYFPDNVGSVGGLVGMLGGLGGFFLPPLFAYSKAWSGFPSSTFFVLFLLTAVCLAWMHLTVVRMLHQQSPHLADRFDH; encoded by the coding sequence GTGAGCACCCCTGCTCGCAGCTCGGCCGTCCCCGCCTCGGCGGCGGCCGCACCCCACCCGGCCGAGGCCGGCGCCGGCGCCGGCCGGGTCCTGACCTGGTCCACGATCTCGTTCACCGTGATGTTCGCGGTCTGGATGATGTTCGGCATCCTGCAGAAGCCCATCCGGGCCGAGCTGCACCTGTCCGAGGAGCAGTACTCCTGGATCCTCGCCGCCGCCATCCTCAACGGGTCGATGTGGCGTCTGCCGGCCGGGATGCTCACGGACCGCGTCGGCGGCCGCAAGGTCTTCACGGCGCTGCTCCTGCTGGGCGCGGTCCCGGCCTACCTCGTGGCGCACGCCCACTCCTACTCCATGCTCCTGCTGCTCGCCTTCCTCGTGGGCTTCGTGGGCAACTCCTTCAGCGTCGGGGTGGCCTGGAACTCCGCGTGGTTCGGCCGCCGGCGGCAGGGCTTCGCGCTCGGGCTCTTCGGGGCGGGCAACGTCGGGGCCTCGGTCACCAAGTTCATCGGCCCGCCGCTGATCGCCGGCACCGCCGGCGCGACCTACCTCGGCATGGTCGAGGGCGGCTGGCGCCTCGTCCCGGTCATCTACGCCGTGCTGCTCGTGGTCCTCGCGGTGCTCACGTGGTGCGGGACGCCGAGCGCGGACCGGATGCCGGGGGCGGCCAAGCCCCTGTCGGAGATGCTGGTCCCGCTGCGGCAGGTGCGCGTCTGGCGCTTCAGCCTCTACTACGTCGCGGTGTTCGGCGCCTACGTCGCGCTGTCGAGCACGCTGCCCAACTACTACCAGGACAACTACGACGTCTCCCTGACCCAGGCGGGGCTGCTGACGGCGCTGTTCATCTTCCCCGCCTCGCTGCTGCGCCCGGTCGGCGGCTGGTTCTCCGACCGCTTCGGCGCGCGCAGGGCGATGTACGGCACCTTCGTGGTCATGCTCCTCACCAGCGGGCTGCTGATGATGCCGAGCGGCCACCTGGTCATCAGCCACCCCGACGGGCGCACCAGCGAGCACCTGCCCTGGGCGCTCGGGCTCGTGCCGTTCACCGTGCTGGTCTTCCTGCTCGGGTGCGCGATGGGCGTCGGCAAGGCCGCGGTCTACAAGCACATCCCCGAGTACTTCCCCGACAACGTCGGCTCCGTCGGCGGCCTCGTCGGCATGCTCGGCGGCCTGGGCGGTTTCTTCCTGCCGCCGCTGTTCGCGTACTCCAAGGCGTGGAGCGGGTTCCCGTCGAGCACCTTCTTCGTGCTCTTCCTGCTCACCGCCGTCTGCCTCGCCTGGATGCACCTGACCGTCGTGCGGATGCTGCACCAGCAGTCCCCGCACCTCGCCGACCGTTTCGACCACTGA
- a CDS encoding helix-turn-helix transcriptional regulator — translation MTLATPLPDTWAPEPGPRPSLLAPSPRRRVIDLLARAPRLTDGRARGVTAQEVAAHLGVHVTTARAHLRVLVDAHVVEACSERGGRVGRPRTLYRLVPAEVRLDPTHRELSGLVTSHWGLPEPEGSARMEEAARTWALERAQVTPPAWAPATTPGQWLSTAELVVDVMAGWGFRHDLVLTGDGRQVELELTRAPFLAIAARHAPVLYAFRRGLLGGVLERLGETRVDVTLRPHADIAVTTATLTTRTPLRHTVTTRTDESTRRSA, via the coding sequence GTGACCCTCGCCACGCCGCTGCCCGACACCTGGGCGCCCGAGCCCGGCCCCCGGCCCAGCCTGCTCGCCCCCTCGCCGCGCCGTCGGGTCATCGACCTGCTCGCCCGGGCGCCCCGGCTCACCGACGGCCGGGCCCGGGGCGTCACCGCCCAGGAGGTCGCCGCCCACCTCGGCGTCCACGTCACCACGGCCCGCGCCCACCTGCGGGTCCTCGTCGACGCCCACGTCGTCGAGGCCTGCTCGGAGCGCGGCGGCCGGGTCGGCCGCCCCCGCACCCTCTATCGCCTGGTCCCTGCCGAGGTGCGGCTCGACCCCACCCACCGCGAGCTGTCCGGCCTGGTCACCTCCCACTGGGGGCTGCCCGAGCCGGAGGGCTCGGCCCGGATGGAGGAGGCCGCCCGCACCTGGGCCCTGGAGCGGGCCCAGGTGACCCCGCCCGCCTGGGCCCCCGCGACCACCCCGGGGCAGTGGCTCAGCACCGCCGAGCTCGTCGTCGACGTGATGGCGGGCTGGGGCTTCCGTCACGACCTGGTGCTCACCGGCGACGGCCGCCAGGTGGAGCTGGAGCTGACCCGGGCGCCCTTCCTCGCCATCGCGGCCCGGCACGCCCCCGTGCTCTACGCCTTCCGTCGAGGACTGCTCGGCGGGGTCCTGGAGCGGCTCGGCGAGACCCGGGTCGACGTCACGCTGCGGCCCCACGCCGACATCGCCGTCACCACGGCCACGCTGACCACCCGCACCCCGCTGCGGCATACCGTCACCACCCGCACCGACGAGTCCACCAGGAGATCTGCATGA